The sequence TTTCTTCCATCTCCTACTGAATGTTAGTTGAACGAATCGGGCATTTAGGTGCCGTTTTCCCCCACTTAGCTCCTTTTGTATGAACTCAGGGATCTTGAAGTGGGAGTTTTACGGCACCTTACATGCGGGATAAAGCTACTATCAAAAAATATCTACTATGTAAAAATAAATATAATTGTCCTAGATAATAAAAAGACAACATGGGCTGACAGACGTATTCGCCTACCAACCCATGTTTATTTTATGTGCTTACAATTATAAATTTTGAAATTGTTTAATCCTAAGAACTCCTACTCCCCGCGGTATTTCTAGCTTTTCAACACGGTTCGCCTCAAGCATGGTAATAATATATTGTACAGCTTTATGGGGATCGATTATATTTCCGCATGTATAAACATCTATGCTGGCATAACCATGCTCAGGAAAGCTATGCACAGTTAGATGGGATTCTGAAATAATCACAACACCACTTATACCAATAGGCGCGAATTTATGAAAGGTTACTTCACGAATTTCTGCACCTGATTTTAGGGCAGCTTCCACAAAAATCTGCTCTAGTATATCGATATTATTTAATTTGTTTACATTACATTGCCAAAGTTCAGCAATGACATGTCTTCCCATTGTATCCATTTTTTTCACCCTTATGGCATATTAATTACTGCCTTTATCCTGTCAATGGAGGGAAGTTTATTGATCAGCTTACCCCTTAAAACAGAAAAATAATTTAAACAATGATACAACGAAAAGTATAAACTGTCTGACCGTCATTTGCAATTCATTTCGTTTGGCAATGTTCTAAAATATTCTCTTTTCATTCTAGCTAATTTGAACATGCTTTTGGTGCATATAATGTCCGACATATTTTGCTAGATCCATAACTCGTGCGGAATAGCCCCATTCATTATCATACCAGGCAAGCACTTTCAATTTATGATCTTCCATTACGATCGTTGACAATCCGTCAATAATTGCTGAATAATCCGTCGTCGTGTAATCGATGGATACTAAAGGTGCATCGCTATAATAAACAATCCCCTTGTACTCAGCTTCAGCAGCCTTCATAAAGATATCATTTACTTGTTTGGCAGTAACCGTTTCTTCCACATCTACTACAAGGTCAACAAGGGAGACATTGGGTGTTGGAACACGTAAAGCCATCCCATGCAGTTTTCCATTTAGGTGTGGTAACACTTCACCTAACGCCTTTGCTGCTCCTGTTGAAGTAGGAATGATAGATTGAGTACAGCTTCTAGCTCGTCTTAAATCTTTATGTGGATTATCAATATTTTTTTGATCGTTTGTAAAAGCATGTACGGTCGTCATAAGACCATTCTTAACTGTAAAATGTTCATCAATAATTTTTACTATCGGAGCAAGGCAATTGGTTGTACATGAAGCGTTAGAAATAACTTGGTGCTTATCGGGGTCATAAGATTGTTCATTGACACTCATAACAATGGTGCAGTCTACTTCTTTACCTGGCGCTGTAATAATTACCTTTTTTGCTCCAGCACGAATATGTGCTCCTGCACTCTCCTTTGTTTTGAACTTACCAGTTGCTTCGATAACTACATCAATTTCTAGTTCTTCCCAAGGCAACTGTTCAGGAAGTCGAGAATTAACGAGCTTTACTTTTTTATTATCAACCATAATTCCATGATGAAGCGGTTTCACTTCTTTATTAAAAATACCATGTACACTATCATATTTAATTAAGTGGGCTAATGTTTCAGCAGGATAACTAGCATTAATAGCTACTATATCCAATTGCTCATCATCAATAGCCTGCCGAAACACCATTCTTCCAATTCGCCCAAAACCATTTATTGCAACCCGAGTTTTCCTCATTTGTCTTCCTCCCACTATGAGTTATACTTTTTCTGCTTATTTACTAATTAGTATAACATATTAACGATTGTGTGTGACCCTTATTTTAAGTTTTACTTTATGTTTCAGTTTTCTAACTATTAAAACTTTCCTGTTGTTACTTGAAAATGACAATAGACCTTGAGTTTACTCTCCCCTCTATACCGTTCCTCATTAGACTACTAATTCAAGCAAGAAAACTAGTAAAACGAAAAACCAATGTTGCCTTATCATAGGAAGAAGAACAAAGTTGCT is a genomic window of Virgibacillus proomii containing:
- the speD gene encoding adenosylmethionine decarboxylase, giving the protein MDTMGRHVIAELWQCNVNKLNNIDILEQIFVEAALKSGAEIREVTFHKFAPIGISGVVIISESHLTVHSFPEHGYASIDVYTCGNIIDPHKAVQYIITMLEANRVEKLEIPRGVGVLRIKQFQNL
- a CDS encoding glyceraldehyde-3-phosphate dehydrogenase, with protein sequence MRKTRVAINGFGRIGRMVFRQAIDDEQLDIVAINASYPAETLAHLIKYDSVHGIFNKEVKPLHHGIMVDNKKVKLVNSRLPEQLPWEELEIDVVIEATGKFKTKESAGAHIRAGAKKVIITAPGKEVDCTIVMSVNEQSYDPDKHQVISNASCTTNCLAPIVKIIDEHFTVKNGLMTTVHAFTNDQKNIDNPHKDLRRARSCTQSIIPTSTGAAKALGEVLPHLNGKLHGMALRVPTPNVSLVDLVVDVEETVTAKQVNDIFMKAAEAEYKGIVYYSDAPLVSIDYTTTDYSAIIDGLSTIVMEDHKLKVLAWYDNEWGYSARVMDLAKYVGHYMHQKHVQIS